The Allochromatium tepidum genome has a window encoding:
- a CDS encoding TusE/DsrC/DsvC family sulfur relay protein, whose protein sequence is MDRVHRSGVVIEKGESPGLGLKLGVVANLDRLAPTGPARTDPCGRQNARPDPEPPSRPRPPAVDNHGIAGEVIRFLREHFARHGAQATVRDMIAHFKRLWGAEDGGNRGLHRLFPRGGPQKQGNRLAGLLRTKGEH, encoded by the coding sequence GTGGATAGGGTTCATAGATCCGGAGTCGTTATTGAGAAGGGCGAGTCACCAGGTCTTGGGCTGAAACTGGGCGTCGTTGCGAATCTCGACCGACTTGCCCCGACTGGGCCAGCACGAACAGACCCTTGCGGTAGGCAAAACGCCCGACCTGATCCGGAACCACCATCCCGGCCACGGCCCCCTGCAGTTGATAATCACGGTATTGCGGGAGAGGTGATCCGCTTTTTGCGCGAACACTTCGCCCGGCACGGCGCCCAGGCGACGGTGCGCGACATGATCGCGCACTTCAAGCGTCTCTGGGGCGCCGAGGACGGCGGTAACCGGGGCCTGCATCGGCTGTTTCCGCGCGGCGGTCCGCAGAAGCAGGGCAACCGGCTGGCGGGGCTGCTGCGCACCAAGGGCGAGCATTGA
- a CDS encoding TrkH family potassium uptake protein: protein MHWRAIIRLFGLLLMLYSLSFLPSLAVALLYQDGQWPVFLESLLTTLGAGLLLWLPNYHRESELSVRDGFLIVALFWALLGVFGALPFILGLHLNLTDAVFESISGFTTTGATVIDGLDRLPKSILYHRQQIQWLGGMGVIVLAVAILPLLGVGGMQLYRAEASGVAKHEKPTPRIGETARVLWSLYFGLTAACALAFWLAGMTLFDAVGHAFATVATGGFSTHDASLGYYDSPLIEAIAIVFMLAGAVNFAIHFVAWRDLDVRAYLHDPETRTFGLIVLGGSLFIAASLYWAQAYADVGSALRHGVFQVVSIMTSTGFGTATFGDWPLHIPLVLVILSFIGGCGGSTAGGLKVLRVMLLVKLGVRQLFQFAHPHAVLEVKIGRHVIKEDVLLSVWGFYVLYIATCMLLTVAMMAAGLDLESAFGAVFTTVNLCGPGLGEVAVTFAAVDPAVKWLGVFGMLAGRLEIFTLLILFMPAFWRQ from the coding sequence ATGCACTGGCGCGCCATCATCCGGCTGTTCGGTCTGCTGTTGATGCTCTACAGCCTGAGCTTTCTGCCGTCGCTGGCCGTGGCGCTGCTGTATCAGGATGGGCAGTGGCCGGTGTTCCTGGAGTCACTCCTGACAACCCTGGGCGCGGGTCTGCTGCTGTGGCTGCCGAACTACCATCGTGAGAGCGAACTCTCGGTGCGCGACGGTTTTCTGATCGTGGCCTTGTTCTGGGCGCTGCTCGGGGTATTCGGTGCACTGCCCTTCATTCTCGGACTGCATCTGAACCTGACCGATGCGGTCTTCGAGTCGATCTCGGGCTTCACCACCACGGGCGCGACCGTCATCGACGGACTCGACCGCTTACCCAAGTCGATCCTCTACCATCGTCAGCAGATCCAGTGGCTCGGCGGCATGGGTGTGATCGTGCTGGCGGTGGCCATCCTGCCGCTGCTGGGCGTGGGCGGGATGCAGCTCTACCGGGCCGAGGCCTCGGGTGTGGCCAAGCACGAAAAACCGACACCGCGTATCGGCGAGACGGCGCGCGTGCTCTGGTCGCTGTATTTCGGTCTGACGGCGGCCTGTGCGCTGGCGTTCTGGCTGGCCGGGATGACGCTGTTCGATGCCGTCGGCCATGCCTTCGCGACCGTGGCCACCGGCGGCTTCTCGACCCATGACGCCAGTCTGGGCTATTACGATAGCCCGCTGATCGAGGCGATCGCCATCGTCTTCATGCTGGCCGGCGCCGTGAACTTCGCCATCCATTTCGTCGCCTGGCGCGATCTGGACGTCCGGGCCTATCTGCATGATCCGGAGACGCGCACCTTCGGGCTGATCGTCCTCGGCGGCTCGCTCTTCATCGCCGCCAGTCTGTACTGGGCGCAGGCCTATGCCGATGTCGGTTCAGCACTACGGCATGGCGTCTTCCAGGTCGTCTCCATCATGACCAGCACCGGATTCGGCACCGCGACCTTCGGCGACTGGCCGCTGCACATTCCCCTGGTGCTGGTCATCCTGTCCTTCATCGGCGGCTGCGGCGGCTCGACGGCGGGCGGACTCAAGGTGCTGCGCGTGATGCTGCTGGTCAAGCTGGGGGTTCGTCAGTTGTTCCAGTTCGCCCATCCGCATGCGGTGCTGGAGGTCAAGATCGGCCGGCATGTCATCAAGGAGGACGTGCTGCTGTCGGTCTGGGGCTTCTATGTGCTCTATATCGCGACCTGTATGTTGCTGACGGTGGCCATGATGGCCGCCGGGCTGGATCTGGAATCGGCGTTCGGCGCGGTCTTCACCACGGTCAATCTCTGCGGGCCGGGATTGGGCGAGGTGGCCGTCACCTTCGCCGCGGTCGATCCAGCGGTCAAGTGGCTGGGGGTCTTCGGGATGCTGGCGGGGCGGCTGGAGATCTTCACCCTGCTGATCCTGTTCATGCCGGCCTTCTGGCGGCAGTGA
- a CDS encoding hemerythrin domain-containing protein, which yields MTRLGQDHARLRRVLDLLEELLDRFHEGDEPDYELMDELLEYMDSYADIVHHPTEDLIFQRLIDKGVEPSEILSIPMRQHAGLSRLTKDFRQSLLGILSEEVLLREDVEAAGRALVGNQRGHLIQEEREALPLALEHLTEADWAEIEAVAPAIEDPVFGAPDPQRFKALYRQLVEQVQP from the coding sequence ATGACACGACTCGGACAGGATCACGCACGACTGCGGCGGGTGCTCGACTTGCTCGAAGAATTGCTCGACCGTTTTCACGAGGGCGACGAGCCGGACTACGAGCTCATGGACGAGTTGCTCGAATACATGGACAGCTATGCCGACATCGTCCATCACCCGACCGAGGATCTGATCTTCCAGCGTCTGATCGACAAGGGCGTCGAGCCGTCCGAGATCCTCAGCATTCCCATGCGCCAGCACGCGGGCCTGAGCCGGTTGACCAAGGATTTCCGCCAGTCGCTGCTGGGGATTCTGAGCGAAGAAGTGCTGCTGCGCGAGGACGTCGAGGCCGCCGGTCGCGCCCTGGTCGGCAACCAGCGCGGTCATCTGATCCAGGAGGAGCGCGAAGCCCTTCCGCTGGCGCTCGAACACCTGACCGAGGCCGACTGGGCCGAGATCGAGGCCGTCGCTCCGGCGATCGAGGATCCGGTGTTCGGGGCGCCCGATCCGCAGCGCTTCAAGGCGCTCTATCGTCAGCTCGTCGAGCAGGTCCAGCCCTGA
- a CDS encoding potassium channel family protein: MDTIFFLVLRRMRTPLLTLIVVYAIAMAGLALIPAQDADGQPTRTSLFHAFYFVSYMSTTIGFGELPNAFTDAQRIWVSLSVFFTVAVWIYAIGNLIALLQDATLQRAIAERRFRNQVRRLGVPFYLVCGYGQTGGALVGGLMERHIQSVVVDIDPDRINLLQLDNQREYVPALCADARSPHILEAAGLKHPLCRGVVALTNVNEANLKIAIAAKLLHPEVKVICRADSHEIEANMASFGTDHIYDPFDAFASYIAFSIQSPCQTLLIDWLSGRGGDELNEPNYPPRHGRWVICGYGRFGKAMYKHLKAQGFELSIIEAEPHRTGIPTEGVVHGRGTEAVTLEQAEIRQAVGLVAGTDQDADNLSIIMTALTLNPDLYVIARENHIQNQELFDRVGAQSIMNPSTIIAHRIRMRLITPLLSELSRLARLRCDEAWASQLISRIIALVEGRKPYVWEVTIDGTQAPAIREAARRGRTIRLGTLLRDPLERERTLPVIPLLLIQGQEHRPLPALDIQIGPGDRLLFCGREEARRRMDWALCNLHALRYVTDGESPREGPAWRWFARERR, translated from the coding sequence TTGGACACCATCTTCTTCCTCGTGCTGCGGCGTATGCGCACGCCGTTGCTGACACTGATCGTGGTCTATGCGATCGCCATGGCCGGGCTGGCGCTCATCCCGGCCCAGGACGCCGACGGACAACCGACGCGCACCAGTCTGTTCCATGCCTTCTATTTCGTCAGCTACATGTCGACGACCATCGGGTTCGGCGAGCTGCCCAACGCCTTCACCGATGCGCAGCGGATCTGGGTCTCGCTGTCGGTGTTCTTCACCGTGGCGGTGTGGATCTATGCCATCGGCAACCTGATCGCCCTCCTGCAGGACGCCACGCTCCAGCGCGCCATCGCCGAGCGACGCTTTCGCAATCAGGTGCGCCGGCTCGGCGTGCCCTTCTATCTGGTGTGCGGCTATGGTCAGACCGGCGGCGCCCTGGTCGGTGGACTCATGGAGCGGCACATCCAGTCGGTCGTGGTCGACATCGATCCAGATCGCATCAATCTGCTCCAACTCGACAACCAGCGCGAATACGTGCCCGCGCTCTGTGCCGACGCGCGCAGTCCGCACATCCTGGAGGCCGCCGGACTCAAGCATCCGCTCTGTCGCGGCGTGGTGGCGCTCACCAACGTCAACGAGGCCAATCTCAAGATCGCCATCGCCGCCAAGCTGCTGCATCCCGAGGTCAAGGTCATCTGTCGCGCCGACTCCCACGAGATCGAGGCCAACATGGCCTCCTTCGGCACCGATCACATCTACGACCCCTTCGATGCCTTCGCGTCCTATATCGCCTTCTCCATCCAGTCGCCCTGTCAGACCCTGTTGATCGACTGGCTCTCGGGACGCGGCGGCGACGAACTCAACGAGCCGAACTACCCGCCGCGCCATGGACGCTGGGTCATCTGCGGTTACGGTCGCTTCGGTAAGGCGATGTACAAGCATCTCAAGGCCCAGGGCTTCGAGCTGTCGATCATCGAGGCCGAGCCGCACAGGACCGGCATCCCCACCGAGGGTGTGGTGCACGGACGCGGCACCGAGGCCGTCACCCTGGAACAGGCCGAGATCCGTCAGGCCGTCGGGCTGGTGGCGGGAACCGATCAGGATGCCGACAATCTATCCATCATCATGACCGCGCTGACGCTCAACCCCGATCTGTACGTGATCGCGCGCGAGAACCACATCCAGAATCAGGAGCTCTTCGACCGGGTCGGCGCGCAGTCGATCATGAACCCGAGTACCATCATCGCGCACCGTATCCGGATGCGCCTGATCACGCCGCTGCTGTCGGAGCTGTCCCGGCTGGCGCGTCTGCGGTGCGACGAAGCCTGGGCCAGTCAGCTCATCAGCCGCATCATCGCCCTGGTCGAGGGGCGCAAGCCCTATGTCTGGGAGGTGACGATCGACGGGACTCAGGCCCCGGCGATCCGCGAGGCCGCGCGGCGGGGACGGACCATCAGGCTCGGAACGCTCCTGCGCGATCCGCTCGAACGCGAACGCACCCTGCCGGTGATTCCGCTGCTGCTGATCCAGGGGCAGGAGCACCGGCCGCTGCCCGCACTCGACATACAGATCGGTCCGGGCGACCGCTTGCTGTTCTGCGGACGTGAGGAAGCACGCCGGCGCATGGACTGGGCGCTGTGCAACCTCCATGCGCTGCGTTATGTCACCGACGGTGAGAGTCCGCGCGAGGGGCCGGCCTGGCGCTGGTTCGCGCGTGAGCGCCGATGA
- the dapD gene encoding 2,3,4,5-tetrahydropyridine-2,6-dicarboxylate N-succinyltransferase — MSDQQNIILEAFERRAEITPRNVETHVRDAVQDVIERLDQGALRVAEKRDGDWVVNEWVKKAVLLSFRIEDNAFMKGGFTNYYDKVPSKYADTNSREFREGGVRVVPPATARRGSYIASGCVLMPSYVNIGAYVDSGTMVDTWATVGSCAQIGKNVHLSGGVGIGGVLEPVQAAPTIIEDNCFIGARSEIVEGVIVGEGAVISMGVYIGRSTKIYNRETGEITYGRVPPGAVVVSGNLPAKDGSHSLYCAVIIKQVDERTRGKVGINELLRDI; from the coding sequence ATGAGCGACCAGCAGAACATCATCCTCGAAGCCTTCGAGCGCCGCGCCGAGATCACCCCGCGCAACGTCGAGACCCATGTCCGCGACGCGGTGCAGGATGTCATCGAGCGTCTGGATCAGGGCGCGCTGCGCGTGGCCGAGAAGCGCGACGGCGATTGGGTGGTCAACGAGTGGGTGAAGAAGGCGGTGCTCCTATCCTTCCGCATCGAGGACAACGCCTTCATGAAGGGCGGTTTCACCAACTACTACGACAAGGTGCCCTCCAAGTACGCCGATACCAACTCGCGTGAGTTCCGCGAGGGCGGGGTGCGCGTGGTACCGCCGGCCACGGCGCGGCGCGGTTCCTACATCGCCTCCGGCTGCGTGCTCATGCCGTCCTATGTCAACATCGGCGCCTATGTCGACTCGGGAACCATGGTCGACACCTGGGCCACGGTCGGCTCCTGCGCCCAGATCGGCAAGAACGTCCATCTCTCGGGCGGTGTCGGCATCGGCGGGGTGCTGGAGCCGGTGCAGGCGGCGCCGACCATCATCGAGGACAACTGCTTCATCGGCGCGCGTTCCGAGATCGTCGAGGGCGTGATCGTCGGCGAGGGCGCAGTGATCTCGATGGGCGTCTACATCGGCCGGAGCACCAAGATCTACAACCGCGAGACCGGCGAGATCACCTATGGCCGCGTCCCGCCCGGCGCCGTGGTGGTCTCGGGCAACCTGCCGGCGAAGGACGGCAGCCACAGCCTCTATTGCGCCGTCATCATCAAGCAGGTCGACGAGCGCACGCGCGGCAAGGTCGGCATCAACGAACTGCTGCGTGATATCTGA
- a CDS encoding DUF6394 family protein, translated as MNPEKVAFGFFIVLALTLNFGFFVGEIDNPDHHHAWELFFVVVVNMIATVLKFGDRTQMGAVLLATSLVAMLQLLAASLVWTIAVHATETGMTPSVMASIVSLSGGAMIANVVSVVLLVIETVLLRR; from the coding sequence ATGAACCCAGAAAAGGTCGCCTTCGGCTTCTTCATCGTGCTCGCCCTGACGCTCAACTTCGGCTTCTTCGTCGGCGAGATCGACAATCCCGATCACCATCACGCCTGGGAGCTGTTCTTCGTGGTGGTGGTCAACATGATCGCCACCGTGCTCAAGTTCGGTGACCGCACCCAGATGGGCGCGGTGCTGCTGGCGACCAGTCTGGTGGCCATGCTGCAACTGCTGGCCGCCTCACTGGTCTGGACCATCGCCGTCCATGCCACAGAGACCGGCATGACGCCCTCGGTCATGGCCAGCATCGTCTCGCTCTCGGGCGGCGCCATGATCGCCAACGTGGTCTCGGTGGTGCTGCTGGTCATCGAGACGGTGCTGCTGCGGCGCTGA
- the hemH gene encoding ferrochelatase, protein MTFMNTPDYRHDTPERLGVLLVNLGTPDSPSVPDVRRYLADFLSDRRVVEMARLPWMLLLHGIILRTRPVRSAHAYESIWTPQGSPLLEISRRQATVLQALLDARLGGPVKVALGMRYGRPSIASGLAELREANARRMLILPLYPQYSATTVGTVFDAVARELMRWRWLPELRFVNQYHDEPGYIAALAASIRAHWAEHGQAERLLLSFHGIPKDYFDQGDPYFCHCHKTARLLAEALELPAERWGLSFQSRLGKQEWLKPYTDATLEDWGRSGVKSVQVLSPGFSADCLETLEEIAVENRELFLEAGGQSYEYIPCLNDNADHMALIADLVVRHCSGWPEIERSAADADELVKRVERARSLESSGNIKL, encoded by the coding sequence ATGACCTTCATGAACACGCCCGACTATCGTCACGACACCCCGGAACGGCTTGGGGTACTGCTCGTCAATCTCGGCACGCCGGACAGCCCGAGCGTACCGGACGTGCGCCGCTATCTGGCCGATTTCCTCTCCGACCGGCGCGTGGTCGAGATGGCGCGTCTGCCCTGGATGCTGCTCCTGCACGGCATCATCCTGCGCACCCGTCCGGTGCGCTCGGCCCATGCCTATGAATCCATCTGGACGCCTCAAGGCTCGCCGCTGCTGGAGATCTCGCGCCGTCAGGCCACAGTGCTCCAGGCTCTGCTCGACGCGCGCCTGGGCGGGCCGGTCAAGGTCGCGCTCGGGATGCGCTATGGCCGGCCGTCGATCGCCTCGGGACTGGCCGAGCTACGAGAGGCCAATGCGCGGCGGATGCTGATCCTGCCGCTCTATCCGCAGTATTCGGCCACCACCGTCGGCACCGTTTTCGACGCCGTGGCGCGCGAACTGATGCGCTGGCGCTGGCTGCCCGAGCTGCGTTTCGTCAACCAGTATCACGACGAGCCGGGCTATATCGCCGCGCTGGCCGCGAGCATCCGCGCCCACTGGGCCGAGCATGGTCAGGCCGAACGGCTACTGCTGTCCTTCCACGGCATCCCCAAGGACTATTTCGATCAGGGCGATCCCTATTTCTGCCACTGTCACAAGACCGCACGGCTGCTCGCCGAGGCGCTGGAACTGCCGGCCGAGCGTTGGGGGCTGTCGTTCCAGTCGCGTCTGGGCAAGCAGGAATGGCTCAAGCCCTATACGGATGCGACGCTCGAAGACTGGGGCCGGTCCGGGGTGAAATCGGTCCAGGTGCTCTCGCCCGGATTCTCGGCCGACTGTCTGGAGACACTCGAAGAGATCGCGGTCGAGAATCGCGAACTGTTCCTCGAAGCGGGCGGCCAGTCCTACGAGTACATCCCCTGTCTCAACGACAATGCCGATCACATGGCACTGATCGCCGATCTGGTGGTGCGGCATTGCAGCGGCTGGCCCGAGATCGAGCGCTCCGCCGCCGATGCCGATGAGCTGGTCAAACGTGTCGAGCGTGCGCGATCCCTTGAGTCGAGCGGGAACATCAAACTCTGA
- the dapC gene encoding succinyldiaminopimelate transaminase — translation MNPDLGRLQSYPFEKLAVLKQGMDPPRERDAIGLQIGEPKHPTPSLISEALIAHLHRLSVYPTTRGLPELRGAIADWLGARFRPEGGATLAVDPERHILPVNGTREALFAIAQAVVDRTHPAPLVLMPNPCYQIYEGAALLAGAEPQYLACRPENGFIPDFDSVDAATWDRCQLLYLCSPGNPTGAVLDRPTLTRLIELAERHDFVIASDECYGDIYQDEDAPPPGLLQAAAALGNDGFERCLVFHSLSKRSNAPGLRSGFVAGDARLIRDFLAYRTYHGCAMSLPTQYASLAAWRDEAHVRENRRLYREKFAAVSEILGPVMPVETPAGGFFLWLETPIPDTDFARDLYAQENVTVLPGRFLSREIDGYDPGAGRVRIALVAPLDECVDAAKRIRAFVERL, via the coding sequence ATGAACCCGGATCTCGGCCGACTCCAGTCCTATCCCTTCGAGAAGCTCGCCGTGCTCAAGCAGGGCATGGATCCGCCGCGCGAGCGCGATGCCATCGGTCTACAGATCGGCGAGCCGAAACATCCGACGCCGAGTCTGATCAGCGAGGCGCTGATCGCGCATCTGCACCGGCTGTCGGTCTATCCGACCACGCGCGGTCTGCCCGAACTGCGCGGGGCCATCGCCGACTGGCTGGGCGCGCGTTTTCGGCCCGAGGGCGGTGCGACGCTGGCCGTCGATCCCGAGCGCCACATCCTGCCGGTCAACGGCACCCGCGAGGCGCTGTTCGCCATCGCCCAGGCGGTCGTCGATCGCACGCACCCCGCGCCTCTGGTGCTGATGCCCAATCCCTGTTATCAAATCTACGAGGGCGCGGCGCTGCTGGCCGGCGCCGAGCCGCAGTATCTGGCCTGCCGACCCGAGAACGGCTTCATCCCGGATTTCGATTCGGTCGATGCGGCGACCTGGGATCGCTGCCAGTTGCTCTATCTCTGCTCGCCCGGCAATCCGACCGGCGCGGTGCTCGACCGGCCGACCCTGACCCGACTGATCGAACTGGCCGAACGGCACGATTTCGTCATCGCTTCCGACGAGTGCTATGGCGACATCTATCAGGACGAGGACGCCCCGCCGCCCGGTCTGCTCCAGGCCGCCGCCGCGCTGGGCAACGACGGCTTCGAGCGCTGTCTGGTGTTCCATAGCCTGTCGAAGCGCTCCAACGCCCCCGGACTGCGCTCGGGCTTCGTCGCCGGTGACGCCCGACTCATCCGCGACTTCCTCGCCTACCGCACCTATCACGGCTGCGCCATGTCGCTGCCGACCCAGTACGCCAGCCTCGCCGCCTGGCGCGACGAGGCGCATGTCCGCGAGAATCGGCGTCTCTATCGCGAGAAGTTCGCCGCCGTGAGCGAGATCCTCGGCCCGGTGATGCCGGTCGAGACGCCCGCCGGCGGATTCTTCCTCTGGCTGGAGACGCCGATCCCGGACACCGACTTCGCACGCGATCTCTACGCACAGGAGAACGTCACCGTGCTGCCTGGACGCTTCCTCTCGCGCGAGATCGACGGTTACGACCCAGGCGCCGGCCGGGTGCGCATCGCCCTGGTCGCGCCGCTCGACGAATGCGTCGATGCCGCCAAGCGCATCCGCGCCTTCGTCGAACGTCTCTGA
- the uvrA gene encoding excinuclease ABC subunit UvrA: MHSLRLRGARTHNLKNIDLDLPRERLIVLTGLSGSGKSSLAFDTLYAEGQRRYVESLSAYARQFLSMMEKPDIDHIEGLSPAIAIEQKTTSHNPRSTVGTITEIHDYLRLLFARVGQPCCPTHGEPLDAQTISRMVDRVLALPEGEKLMLLAPVVAARKGEYQRLLGELHAQGFVRARIDGQLYELDAPPELDPKKKHDIAVVVDRFRVRADLALRLAESFETALNLSGGLVQVGWIDEPERPELTFSSKFACPLCGYSLPELEPRLFSFNNPAGACPTCDGLGVEPFFDPDKVVVHPELSLAGGAVRGWDRRNAYYFQLIRSLGEHYGFDVEIPWIELPETVRAVILYGSGTEKIRLKLPHAKGSAKPQVFEGILRNMERRYRETESNTVREELARYLSQRPCPACAGTRLNEAARHVFIAGHNLPAISGLPVGESLRLFETLELPGQRGAIGAPVITEIAARLRFLVDVGLDYLTLERSAETLSGGEAQRIRLASQIGAGLVGVMYILDEPSIGLHQRDNARLLKTLTHLRDLGNTVIVVEHDEEAIRAADWVVDMGPGAGAHGGEVVAQGTADEIAANPASLTGRYLSGALRIEIPVRRTPNDPARQLRILGASGHNLRAVDVSIPVGTFCCITGVSGSGKSTLINDTLFPVVARHFNGAGLTPAPHTAIEGLEHFDKVVDIDQSPIGRTPRSNPATYTGLFNQVRDLFAAVPESRARGYDAGRFSFNVKGGRCEACKGDGVIRVEMHFLPDVHVQCDVCRGRRYNRETLEIRYKGKSIDEVLNLTVEEALDFFAPVPVIARKLQTLLDVGLSYVRLGQSATTLSGGEAQRVKLSRELSKRDTGRTLYILDEPTTGLHFHDVKHLLEVLHRLRDQGNTVVVIEHNLDVIKTADWIIDLGPEGGDRGGRVVAIGTPETIAADERSHTGRFLRPLLERGW, translated from the coding sequence ATGCACAGCCTCCGACTGCGCGGTGCGCGCACCCACAATCTCAAGAACATCGACCTGGATCTGCCGCGCGAGCGGCTGATCGTGCTGACGGGATTGTCCGGTTCGGGCAAGTCCTCGCTCGCCTTCGACACCCTCTATGCCGAGGGACAGCGGCGCTATGTCGAGTCGCTCTCGGCCTATGCGCGCCAGTTTCTGTCGATGATGGAGAAGCCCGACATCGATCATATCGAGGGGCTGTCCCCGGCGATCGCCATCGAGCAGAAGACCACCTCGCACAATCCGCGCTCCACCGTCGGCACCATCACCGAGATCCACGACTATCTGCGCCTGCTGTTCGCGCGCGTCGGTCAGCCGTGCTGCCCCACTCATGGTGAGCCGCTCGACGCCCAGACCATCAGCCGGATGGTCGACCGCGTGCTGGCGTTGCCCGAGGGCGAGAAACTGATGCTGCTCGCGCCCGTGGTCGCAGCGCGCAAGGGCGAGTATCAGCGCCTGCTCGGTGAGCTGCACGCCCAGGGCTTCGTGCGCGCCCGCATCGACGGGCAACTGTACGAGCTGGACGCGCCGCCCGAGCTGGACCCGAAGAAGAAGCACGACATCGCGGTCGTCGTCGATCGCTTCCGGGTGCGCGCCGATCTGGCGCTGCGTCTGGCCGAGTCGTTCGAGACCGCGCTCAACCTCTCCGGCGGCCTCGTCCAGGTCGGCTGGATCGATGAACCCGAGCGTCCCGAGCTGACCTTTTCGTCCAAATTCGCCTGTCCGCTCTGCGGCTATAGCCTGCCGGAGCTGGAGCCGCGTCTGTTCTCGTTCAACAATCCGGCCGGCGCCTGCCCGACCTGCGACGGGCTGGGCGTGGAACCCTTTTTCGATCCCGACAAGGTGGTGGTGCATCCGGAACTGAGTCTGGCCGGCGGTGCGGTGCGCGGCTGGGACCGGCGCAACGCCTATTACTTCCAACTGATCCGCTCGCTCGGCGAGCACTATGGCTTCGATGTCGAGATCCCCTGGATCGAGCTACCCGAGACGGTGCGCGCGGTGATCCTCTACGGCAGCGGCACGGAGAAGATCCGGCTCAAGCTGCCGCACGCCAAGGGCAGTGCCAAGCCGCAGGTGTTCGAGGGCATCCTGCGCAACATGGAGCGGCGCTATCGCGAGACCGAATCCAACACGGTGCGCGAGGAACTGGCGCGCTATCTCTCGCAGCGGCCCTGTCCGGCCTGCGCGGGCACACGCCTGAACGAGGCCGCGCGTCATGTCTTCATCGCCGGGCACAACCTGCCGGCGATCTCGGGCCTGCCGGTCGGCGAATCGTTGCGTCTGTTCGAGACCCTGGAACTGCCGGGCCAACGCGGCGCGATCGGCGCCCCGGTCATCACCGAGATCGCCGCCCGGTTGCGCTTCCTGGTCGACGTCGGACTCGACTATCTGACGCTCGAACGCAGCGCCGAGACGCTCTCGGGCGGCGAGGCCCAGCGTATCCGGCTCGCCAGCCAGATCGGTGCCGGACTGGTCGGGGTCATGTATATCCTGGACGAACCCTCGATCGGACTGCACCAGCGCGACAACGCGCGGCTCCTGAAGACGCTCACCCATCTGCGCGATCTGGGCAATACCGTGATCGTGGTCGAGCATGATGAAGAGGCGATCCGCGCCGCCGACTGGGTGGTGGATATGGGACCGGGCGCGGGCGCGCATGGCGGCGAGGTCGTCGCTCAGGGCACGGCGGATGAGATCGCCGCCAACCCGGCCTCATTGACCGGACGCTATCTGTCCGGCGCGCTGCGCATCGAGATCCCCGTCCGGCGCACGCCCAACGACCCCGCACGCCAGTTGCGCATCCTGGGCGCGAGCGGCCACAACCTGCGCGCGGTCGATGTCTCGATCCCCGTCGGTACATTCTGCTGCATCACCGGCGTCTCGGGGTCGGGCAAGTCGACCCTGATCAACGACACCCTGTTCCCTGTGGTCGCGCGTCACTTCAACGGCGCCGGCCTCACACCCGCGCCTCATACGGCCATCGAGGGGCTGGAGCACTTCGACAAGGTGGTCGACATCGACCAGAGTCCCATCGGTCGCACGCCGCGCTCCAATCCGGCGACCTATACCGGGCTGTTCAACCAGGTGCGCGACCTGTTCGCCGCCGTCCCCGAGTCACGCGCGCGCGGCTATGACGCCGGGCGCTTCAGCTTCAACGTCAAGGGCGGGCGTTGCGAGGCGTGCAAGGGCGATGGCGTGATCCGGGTCGAGATGCACTTCCTGCCCGACGTGCATGTGCAGTGTGATGTCTGTCGCGGGCGGCGCTACAACCGCGAGACGCTGGAGATCCGCTACAAGGGCAAGTCCATCGACGAGGTGCTGAACCTGACGGTCGAGGAAGCGCTCGACTTCTTCGCCCCGGTACCGGTGATCGCGCGCAAACTCCAGACGCTGCTGGACGTGGGCCTGTCCTATGTCCGGCTCGGCCAGAGCGCGACCACGCTTTCGGGCGGCGAGGCGCAGCGCGTCAAGCTCAGCCGCGAGCTCTCCAAACGCGACACCGGGCGCACACTCTACATCCTCGACGAGCCGACCACCGGGCTGCATTTCCACGACGTCAAGCATCTGCTCGAAGTGCTGCATCGACTGCGCGACCAGGGCAACACCGTAGTGGTGATCGAGCACAATCTCGACGTCATCAAGACCGCCGACTGGATCATCGACCTGGGGCCGGAGGGGGGCGACCGGGGCGGACGGGTGGTCGCCATCGGCACGCCCGAGACCATCGCCGCCGACGAGCGGTCCCATACCGGGCGCTTTCTGCGGCCCCTGCTGGAGCGTGGGTGGTAG